The genomic DNA GATCATGTTGAGGGAAAAGATCAGGCTAATTGGATTTTAATTGAGGCGGGCGAAGTGATTATCCACGTCTTTAAACAGGAAACCCGGGAATTTTATAACCTAGAAAAACTGTGGGCCGATGCACAAGTAGAAGACATTTCGGCTTGGATTGACGAGGATTAGGCATGATTTATAGTCAGTTTGCCACGTTTTACGATCAACTGTTTGATAATGAGTTGTATCCAAAATGGGCCGATTACGTGAGGCGGTGGGTTCAACCCCCAGCCCGGGTGTTAGACCTCGCCTGTGGCACTGGCCGGCTACTGGTGTTGTTAGCTCAAGCTGGTTACCAGGTAACCGGGGTGGATTTGTCTGCCGAGATGCTGGCGCTTGCCAACCAACACCTGGCAGAGGCGGAGACCACCGTCCCCTTATTACAACTAAACATGCTGGATTTACAGGAGCTAGGTGAGTTTGACGTGGTCACGTGTTTTGATGACTCTTTGTGTTACTTACAGGATCTAACCGAAGTCACGCAAGTTTTGCAAACGGTGGCTGACCGGTTGCCCGTTGGCGGGCAATTTTTATTTGATGTGATCACGCCCTACCAAACTGATGTAAAGTATCCTGGTTACATGTATAACTATCAAGACGACGACCAGGCTTTCATGTGGACGACCTATGCGGGCCGTGTTTCCCATGCAGTTGAGCATGATTTAACCTTTTTTCACTACCAGCCGGATTTAGGTGCGTATGCAGCCTATGCGGAAACGCACCGTGAGCGGACCTACCCACTAGGTGATTACGAACAAGCACTTCACAGTGCGGGGTTTGGAGCGATTAGCGTGACCAGTGACTTTGGAAACGCACCGGTCACCGATACCACTACCCGGTGGTTTTTGCGGGGTGTGAAGCAATGACAGCGCTCCGGGCCGTCGCGGTGATTGCTGAGTATGTTCCGTTTCATAACGGTCACCTGTGGCAATTACGTCAGGCCCAGCGACTAACCCAGGCCAACGTGACGGTGGCCATCATGAGTGGCAATTGGACCCAGCGGGGGGAACCGGCCGTCTTTGATAAGTGGACCAGAACGAAGATGGCATTAGCCAATGGGGTCGATTTAGTAATTGAATTGCCAGCGGTTTCTGCGGTTCAGCCGGCCCATTTGTTTGCACAGCGAGCCGTGGAGCTGGTGCAAGCTTTACAATGTGACGATTTATCGTTTGGCAGTGAACACCCAGACTGGGATTTTAACCAGCTGGCGCAGCTCGACGTCCAGGCTACCGGACAAGAATTCCAGGATCACCACTTGAATTTTCCCACGGCTTTTCGCCAGGCGTTGCTACGGGAGTATGGACTGGCATTGCAGGAACCCAACGATACACTGGGATTTTGGTACGCCCAGGCGGCGGGGCAGTTCCCGCATCCTGTGCACCTGGTTCCCGTAAAACGCCAGGGCAGCGGTCATCGTGACCAGCACCTTGGACAAACGATTTCGAGTGGAACCGCGATTCGCCGGGCATTACTGGCCGGAGATTTGGATTACCGCACCAGTGTTCCCGATGCCACTAAACAGGCGTGGGCCGGCTTAACCCCCTTAGATTGGGAACAATTTTGGCCGTATTTGAAGTATGCGATTACCCAACAGACGCCGGCTGAATTACGGCAGATTTACCAGATGACAGAGGGCTTAGAGTACCGGTTACAACGGTTGGCACCATCGGCACCTTCGTTTGCGAATTTTTTAGCGGCTGTAAAAACCAAACGGTATACCTATCCGCGGTTACAACGATTGTGTACGTATATTTTACTTAACTTTCAGGATCCGGCTGTTCGTGCTTATCAACCGGTGCTGCGAGTCTTAGGGATGACAACCCGGGGACAGCAGTACCTGCATACAGTCAAAAAACACCTGGAGCTACCGTTGATTACGACGGCTAGTAAAACTGCGCTGAACCAGGGGCTTGCCTTAGAGGCGCGAGCGGGCTTAGTAACGGAGCTGGTGAATGGTCGGGTTCAAGATCGGGGCCGATCGGTAATCCGGAAACCAGCTATCAAGGAGTAGACCTTGACATCGATTTTTATTGTCAGTATAATTACAATTGTTGCATTGGAGGTATTTATATGAAGTGGTCCTTTGAAAAGTTACAAGGTTATCAAACGGAGCCGTTCACAGAACAGGGCACGCTTGATTTGAAGGCAGACCTTCTGGAGCGGTATCCGCAGGAGATTTTAGATGCAACGCCATTTACGGTCCAAGTTTCTGCGGTAGCTGATAACGGGGATGTAATCATTGATGCCGACGTCGAAGGAGCGGTGACAGTGCCATCGTCGCGTTCGTTAACACCGTTTTCATTGCCACTGAAATTTCATTTTTCCGAAGTGTATGTCAACACCAAGGCCGCCTTTAATCGCTATGAGAATGAGGTTGTCGTTATCAAGGTTGATGACGCTGGAAAGGTTGATTTTGACAAAGCAGTGGCAGATAATGTGATTGTGCAGATTCCAATGCAAGTCCTTTCTCCAGCCGAACGGGACGGAGCTAAAATGCCGGTCGGTGAGGACTGGGAAGTGATTTCCGAGGCTGACTTTAACGAGCAGCACGCGGGAGCTAAACAAGTTGATCCACGTCTTGCTAGTCTGAAGCAGTTTTATGCGGATGATACCGACAAGACTTAAAAATTCACTAGTGGAAATTAATTAAGGGGAGGTTGTTATTAATGGCTGTACCAAAGCGAAAAACTTCGAAAGCAAGAAGAGATATGCGTCGTGGTCACATTAAGTTGACGGTACCGGGCATGAGTCCATGCCCTAACTGTGGTGAACTGCGGAAGTCTCACTATGTTTGCCCAAGTTGTGGTTACTACAACGGCAAGGAAGTTGTTGCTCAAAAGAACAACTAATATTTATAAAGAACGGCGAAAACACCATGGGTTTTCGCCGTTCTTTTTTTATCCCCAATTGACATTAGGCTGCGCTCTGGTAAAATACGCATAACTAAAAGTAAGTAACGGTTCAAAATGCTGATTTAACGAGCGGTTACGGCACTCGATGGGAACATGTTCGTGATTTTTGCTTTGCCGGCGTGCATGATGGTAAAAAGCAGGGAGATCGCCAACCCGTCCGGACGTTACTTAGCAGTTGATGAGTGATTAGCGCAAATGAGAAAGAGGGACCACGATGGGGCAAAAAAAGCAGAACGCAGCTGTAACAGTTGAAACGTTACTATCCGGTTGGACTGGGGTCGAAATTGAAGAGCACCGGGTGGAACAACATCCCCGCCGGCTCTCGCGGTTTGATCATCCGGCCCAACTGGGGGACCGGCACTACCAGCCCTACTTTCAAACTGATTTTTCGGAAAGCATGGAGGAGTTAATTACGGCTCCACACCAAGCCGTCCGAGCGGTCAGTAGCCAGTTGCACAGTTTGCAACAGTTATTAATGGAACAATTACACCCAGATGAAGTGATTTGGCCCCTGTCAATGCCCCCAAAGTTGCAACCAACTGACGTGACCTTTTTAGAAAAGACCTTCAAACGGGATTGGTATCAGGGCTATCGGGATTTATTGCTGGCGAAGTACGGCCCGTTGCAGCACATTATGTGTGGGGTGCACGTTAGTTACTCGCCAACGCCCGCAATCGTGAACTGGTATCAAGCACGACATCAAATTGCAGACCAGGTAACAGCCAAAAACCAGTTAATGTTTCAGATCACCCAGGAATTAGTGGGATTTCGGTGGTTATTAACGTATTTATTTGGAGCTAGTCCGCTGGATGAAAATCAACCAGCGCCGCGCCCCTTAGTCCGCTCGCTGCGTGCCAGTCATCGGGGCTTTGGAAACCGGGCGGATGTTCACGTTAGCTATCAGCGGCTGGCGGATTTTGTTAACCAACAACTTGACGCGATTCGTATGAACAAATTATTTGCCCCTAGTGAGTTTTACGGACCAGTGCGCTTAAAGGCAAAAAAGGGGTTAGCCTCGATTCCGCAGCAGGGAATTGATTATTTGGAATTACGGACGCTCGATAACGATCCCTTTGCTGCGGATGGTATTGCTCCAACGACCCTCCGGGTGGTTCGCTTACTAATTCTAGCAGGGATCCTGTTTCCCGAACCTTGGGATGCTAAGCGCCTGGCGGATGCTGCCACTGCCAATGATCAGGTTGCCCTTGCCGCTCCGACGGCTCCATTACCGGCCGATTTGCAGGCTAGTGCTAAGCAGTTGGTGGAGCAGTTACAACTCGTTGTGAAGCAATTACCAAATCCCGCAGATTGGCAGGCCAGCTTAGCAATGGTGCACGACCGACTCCAGAATCCACAGCAGACCACCGCAGGACGGTTAGTTTCCTATGTCCGCCAGGATTCTCTAAGTGAGTTTGGCTTTCAACGGGGGCTTGCAACCAAACGGGCTCGCCAAGGAGCGACGCTGACCGCACAATTTCCGGACGTTGTTCCAGCGTTGGTCCCGGTGTATCGCTACCTTGCGCAGACTGGCATTCCATTTAGAGTGGCGACCCCAACTAAACTGGTGGTAACCATTGCTGATCACGCCCCTATCACGGTGACCAATCCCGCGCAACTAGCGGAGCTTCAAGCACTGTGGCAAGCGTATTTTCAGTAGTTGCGGCTAACGATTAGCGCCAGAAACATGGTATAATGATATTTGATAACTTAATAAAGGGGGTTACATTATGAATGGTGAAATTTTAGGAAACACGCAGGATCTCGCCCAACGGTTAATTGCCAAAACGTACCAAAAGGTGACGATTGGGTTAATCATTACGGGGCTTGTGATGGCCTTTATGGCGACGTTTATGCGTGGCTTTATCATGTCAATGGGATTAGGAACTTCATTAATCTTTTTGGTAATTATGATTGGACTCATGTTCATGCTATCCCGCTCGGTTAGCAATGAAAACTCCAGTCCATCGACGGCCAATGGAATTTATTACGCCTTGACAGTTTTGTTTGGGGTTTCGACGAGTCCGCTGTTGGTTTACTACAACATGAATACTGTTGGGTTAGCAATGTTAGCCACGGCGCTCATGTTTGGAGGCCTAACTTACTATGCTAACCACACCAAGAAGAATTATATTCCAATGGGAATCTATTTATTCTGGGCCTTATTAGCAGCAGTAGTGTTATCGATTGTGGCAATTTTCATTCGCATCCCAGGCTTCTACCTGCTCCTAGATGTGGTCTTGTTGGTAATCTTTTCGTTCTACATTATCGTTGATACGCAGAGCGTTAAGCAATACGCTAACCAAGTAACGTCAGAAAGTCAGTTAGAAAAGTATAGTACCATTGGCGCCTTAAACATCTACATTGATGTCTTGAACCTGTTTGAAATTTTGGTCGAACTCTTCGGAGCTGGTCAAAGTAATAATAATTAGATTCCAAAAAACACCTTTCGTTTGGGAGGTGTTTTTTGTTTACACCGTGTTGAAATTGCAAGTCAGCCCCGGTAAGTTAAACTAAGGTTACTTAGGTAATTGCACAAAAAAAGCATTGTTCGCAGGGAACAATGCCTTTTTACTAGTTAGTCATCGTGATGATGGCGTTGTTTATTTTGATTGCGGTGGTGTTGGGGTTGCTTAGTCGTAGATTGGTTCTGTTCTTCTTTGGCAATTTGATCTTCGGTCTGGACCACTTCTTCTGAGACCACTACCTTGGGCGGATTCCGCTTGGCTTCTGCATTAACCTGGGCCACAATTTTAGGCCGGTAGGCGTTAACAATTAGTTGTTGCAAGATTGCAAAGAGGCCGCCAATGAAGAAGTAGATCCCTAGGCCAGCCGGAGAAGACAAGGTTACAAAGAAAATCATAATCGGACTAATTAACATCATAAAGCCCATTTGTTTCCGTTGCTCCTTTGGCATGCCAATTACAGACAGATAACCCTGGATTCCATATACAATTAGAGAGAGGACGGCTAACAAGAGGCTTCGTTGCCCCAGTTGAATGCCCATGAATACCGTGTGGGAAAGTTCTGGTGAATACCGAATGGCCGCGTAGAGGGCGGCAAAGACGGGCAATTGAATGAGGAGGGGTAAGCAACCAATCCCTCCGGTCATACTGATATTATTGTCTTTATAGAGCCGCATCATTTGTTGATTAAGGGCCATCTGTTCCTGTTGGGTTTTGGCATTTTTCATCAACTGTTGCAGCTTCGTTAACTGTGGTTTGACGAGGGCCATTTTTTCCTGCTGGACGGTGGATTTTTTCACCTGGTTGACCATCATCGGAAGTAACAGTAAGCGAACGACGACGGTAATCACGATGAGAGACCAGCCGTAGCCTCCAACGAACTTTGCGAGCCAATCCATTACGTGTTGACCGGGAACGGCTAGGTAGTCATAAACTAATCCATAGGGTTTGCCGTGGGCGTCCGTTTGCACACAGCCAGACAGCGTCAACCCAGCGAGCCCAGTCAGACCTAATAAGGCCAGTTTTTTGCCGATTTTCATATTATTTACTCCTTTAACTTTCAATCATAGCTCTAATCTTAACCTAAACCCCACCGAACTGCAATTTTATGCCTGCTTAGTCGGGGCTTCGAAGTTAAATGCCACCTTTTGGTGGGGATGTGATAAAATTAGCTTAATTAGGAAACAAGTGGGGATTAAGATGGAACGAATTAATTCGAAACAAAACCAACGAATTAAAATTGTAAAAAAATTAACCACGGCTAAGGGGCGCAAGCAGCAACACCAATATTTATTGGAAAGCTGGCATTTAGTGCAGGCGGCCTTGGTGGCATTACCAGCCACAGACATCGTGATGATATATGCGACCGATGACCAGTATTTGGAGCACGGAGCGGCGCTCACCGACCAACCGGTGACGTTGATTTCTGAAGCCGTTGCCCAGGAACTCGGTGACACGCAAACCCCCCAGGGAATCTTTCTCGTGTGCAAGCTACCGGGTGCGGTGAGCACCATTGTCCCCAAAGGAGCGTGGTTACTGTTAGACCACGTCCAGGATCCCGGTAACATTGGGACGATGGTGCGGACCGCTGATGCAGCCGGCTTTCGCGGAGTGGTGTTTGGAACTGGGACTGCCAATCCTTACCATAGTAAAGTTTTGCGGGCCATGCAGGGGAGTCAGTTTCATTTACAGGTCGTTCAACAGGCATTACCCACCGTCATCAAGCAGTTTCAAGAGCACCAGGTTCCCATCTATGGAACGGAGCTAAATCCGGCGGCGGTTAACTACCGCACGATTTCGCCCCAAACTGATTTTGCTCTGATCATGGGGAACGAGGGGAATGGGATGGACCAGGCGTTATTGCAACAGACCACGAACAACTTGTATATTCCCATTCAAGGCCACGCAGAATCATTGAACGTTGCGATTGCAGCGGCGGTGATTATGTTTCGTATTACGGCACATTAAAACGAGGTGATCATATGACAAAACCAGCTTGGCAGACGGATCCGGAGTACGTGGCCTGTGTGCAGGACCTGTTACAAACGCCGGCGGTCCAGAAACTGGCCAACTATACACAACATCACCATTCGACGCGGCTCAAACATTGTTTATATGTTTCCTACGAAAGTTATCGAATTGCGAAGAAGTGCCATTTAGATTACCGGGCAGCCGCCCGGGGGGGCTTGTTGCACGATTTATTTTACTATGACTGGCGCACCACCAAGTTTGCGGTCGGGAGTCATGCCTTTATTCACCCCCGGGTGGCCCTTCGTAATGCCCATCAGCTTACCGAACTAACCCCGAAGGAAGAGGATATTATCTTGAAGCACATGTGGGGATTAACGTTGGCCCGGCCGAAGTATAAGGAGAGTGTAATTGTTTCCTTGGTGGACGACTATGCAGCCGTTCATGAATTTATACATCCAATTGAAACAAAGATGAAACAAGTATTTAAAAAATAAAGCAGAGGAGTCCCTTTAAAATGGGAAAGAAACGAATGCGGGCTGAAGCTTGTTTATGTGCTAGTTTTCAGGAAGCGTTTCGAATTTTGGGACGAAAGTGGAACGGAATGATCATTCAGTCACTATTGGTAAGTGGTCCACTGCGGTTTGGAGAACTAGCCTTAAAGGTTGCTGATTGTAGCGACCGGGTCTTGACGGCACGGTTGAAAGAACTGCAAGCGTGTGGGATCGTAACCCGCAAGACCAGTGCTGACTCGGCTCTGATTTTGTACGATTTAACCCCCAAGGGGCAGGATTTACGTCCGGTGATGGAAGCCACCCACGCCTGGGCGGATAAGTGGTGTAATCAGCATGATGAGGCTTGACCAACCAGCGGGAATGTTTTATATTTTTAGTAACTACGATAGTTAAAGAGGTAGTAGGTTTCACATTCGAACAGAGAGGCTATGCAGGCTGAAAGTAGTCATTGAAACTGAATTCGCTTTAAACTGTAGGCATGTGCAAACAATGCCCGGCTGATGGTCGTTACCACATTACATGAGTGCGTAAGGAAACTTACGAATGTGGGTGGTAACGCGAAGCTTCGTCCCGGTCAATGGGGGCGGAGCTTTTTTTCTGGACCAAATTGAAGGAGGATTTCTATGAGTTTGCAAACAGAATTAGAAACAATTAAGGAGACGGGGTTGCAACAAATTGCAGCTGCGCCGGATCAGCAAACCCTTAATCAAATTAAAGTGAAGTTACTCGGGAAAAAGGGGTCGATTACAACCACCCTTCGCGGTATTGCCGACTTACCGGTAGCTGAACGGCCCGTCGTGGGTAGTTTAGCTAACCAGGTGCGAGATCAGCTCACGCAAGCGCTACAAACTAAGTTAACCGACTTAGAAACGGTGGCCATGAACCAGCAACTAGCGGCTGAAAAAATTGACGTTACTTTACCCGGGGACCAGATTCCGTTTGGACACCCCCACGTCATTCAAAAAATTATCGATGAAATTGAGGATATTTTCATTGGAATGGGCTACCAGGTTTTAAGCGGTCCAGAGGTGGAAGAAGAATACTATAACTTTGAGATGATGAACCTGCCAAAGGATCATCCCGCTCGTGATATGCAGGACACGTTCTACATCACGAAGGAAATTTTAATGCGGACGCATACTTCGCCCATGCAAGCTCGGGCGTTAGAAACCCACGATTTTTCTACGGGACCTTTGAAAATGATTTCTCCAGGAGTGGTTTTTCGGCGGGATACTGATGATCCGACTCATTCGCACCAGTTCCATCAAGTTGAAGGAATTGTCATTGACAAACACATTACGATGGCCGATCTCAAGGGGACCTTGGCAGCCATGACGCACGCGTTATTTGGATCCAAGTTTGCGGTCCGGCTTCGCCCGAGTTATTTCCCATTTACAGAACCATCGGTCGAAGCCGACATTACCTGCATGAATTGTGGTGGCAAGGGCTGTTCAGTTTGTAAGGGTTCCGGCTGGATCGAAGTCTTAGGAGCCGGCATGGTGCACCCAAACGTTTTGCAGATGGCCGGAGTTGACCCTGAAACTTACGGCGGTTTTGCCTTTGGCGTTGGCCCGGATCGCTTTGCTATGTTGAAGTATGGGGTTAACGACATTCGTGATTTCTATTTGAATAACCTGAAATTCTTAACGCAGTTTGATTAACAGGAGGATTGTCCATGTTACTTTCGTATGATTGGCTCAGTAAGTATCTAAACCTTGAGCTGGATCCCGTTGCCCTCGGCGA from Fructilactobacillus ixorae includes the following:
- the pheS gene encoding phenylalanine--tRNA ligase subunit alpha, giving the protein MSLQTELETIKETGLQQIAAAPDQQTLNQIKVKLLGKKGSITTTLRGIADLPVAERPVVGSLANQVRDQLTQALQTKLTDLETVAMNQQLAAEKIDVTLPGDQIPFGHPHVIQKIIDEIEDIFIGMGYQVLSGPEVEEEYYNFEMMNLPKDHPARDMQDTFYITKEILMRTHTSPMQARALETHDFSTGPLKMISPGVVFRRDTDDPTHSHQFHQVEGIVIDKHITMADLKGTLAAMTHALFGSKFAVRLRPSYFPFTEPSVEADITCMNCGGKGCSVCKGSGWIEVLGAGMVHPNVLQMAGVDPETYGGFAFGVGPDRFAMLKYGVNDIRDFYLNNLKFLTQFD
- the rpmF gene encoding 50S ribosomal protein L32, which codes for MAVPKRKTSKARRDMRRGHIKLTVPGMSPCPNCGELRKSHYVCPSCGYYNGKEVVAQKNN
- a CDS encoding DUF177 domain-containing protein, which gives rise to MKWSFEKLQGYQTEPFTEQGTLDLKADLLERYPQEILDATPFTVQVSAVADNGDVIIDADVEGAVTVPSSRSLTPFSLPLKFHFSEVYVNTKAAFNRYENEVVVIKVDDAGKVDFDKAVADNVIVQIPMQVLSPAERDGAKMPVGEDWEVISEADFNEQHAGAKQVDPRLASLKQFYADDTDKT
- a CDS encoding TrmH family RNA methyltransferase, whose product is MERINSKQNQRIKIVKKLTTAKGRKQQHQYLLESWHLVQAALVALPATDIVMIYATDDQYLEHGAALTDQPVTLISEAVAQELGDTQTPQGIFLVCKLPGAVSTIVPKGAWLLLDHVQDPGNIGTMVRTADAAGFRGVVFGTGTANPYHSKVLRAMQGSQFHLQVVQQALPTVIKQFQEHQVPIYGTELNPAAVNYRTISPQTDFALIMGNEGNGMDQALLQQTTNNLYIPIQGHAESLNVAIAAAVIMFRITAH
- the yidC gene encoding membrane protein insertase YidC, yielding MKIGKKLALLGLTGLAGLTLSGCVQTDAHGKPYGLVYDYLAVPGQHVMDWLAKFVGGYGWSLIVITVVVRLLLLPMMVNQVKKSTVQQEKMALVKPQLTKLQQLMKNAKTQQEQMALNQQMMRLYKDNNISMTGGIGCLPLLIQLPVFAALYAAIRYSPELSHTVFMGIQLGQRSLLLAVLSLIVYGIQGYLSVIGMPKEQRKQMGFMMLISPIMIFFVTLSSPAGLGIYFFIGGLFAILQQLIVNAYRPKIVAQVNAEAKRNPPKVVVSEEVVQTEDQIAKEEQNQSTTKQPQHHRNQNKQRHHHDD
- a CDS encoding nucleotidyltransferase; the encoded protein is MTALRAVAVIAEYVPFHNGHLWQLRQAQRLTQANVTVAIMSGNWTQRGEPAVFDKWTRTKMALANGVDLVIELPAVSAVQPAHLFAQRAVELVQALQCDDLSFGSEHPDWDFNQLAQLDVQATGQEFQDHHLNFPTAFRQALLREYGLALQEPNDTLGFWYAQAAGQFPHPVHLVPVKRQGSGHRDQHLGQTISSGTAIRRALLAGDLDYRTSVPDATKQAWAGLTPLDWEQFWPYLKYAITQQTPAELRQIYQMTEGLEYRLQRLAPSAPSFANFLAAVKTKRYTYPRLQRLCTYILLNFQDPAVRAYQPVLRVLGMTTRGQQYLHTVKKHLELPLITTASKTALNQGLALEARAGLVTELVNGRVQDRGRSVIRKPAIKE
- a CDS encoding glutamate--cysteine ligase yields the protein MGQKKQNAAVTVETLLSGWTGVEIEEHRVEQHPRRLSRFDHPAQLGDRHYQPYFQTDFSESMEELITAPHQAVRAVSSQLHSLQQLLMEQLHPDEVIWPLSMPPKLQPTDVTFLEKTFKRDWYQGYRDLLLAKYGPLQHIMCGVHVSYSPTPAIVNWYQARHQIADQVTAKNQLMFQITQELVGFRWLLTYLFGASPLDENQPAPRPLVRSLRASHRGFGNRADVHVSYQRLADFVNQQLDAIRMNKLFAPSEFYGPVRLKAKKGLASIPQQGIDYLELRTLDNDPFAADGIAPTTLRVVRLLILAGILFPEPWDAKRLADAATANDQVALAAPTAPLPADLQASAKQLVEQLQLVVKQLPNPADWQASLAMVHDRLQNPQQTTAGRLVSYVRQDSLSEFGFQRGLATKRARQGATLTAQFPDVVPALVPVYRYLAQTGIPFRVATPTKLVVTIADHAPITVTNPAQLAELQALWQAYFQ
- a CDS encoding hydrolase — encoded protein: MTKPAWQTDPEYVACVQDLLQTPAVQKLANYTQHHHSTRLKHCLYVSYESYRIAKKCHLDYRAAARGGLLHDLFYYDWRTTKFAVGSHAFIHPRVALRNAHQLTELTPKEEDIILKHMWGLTLARPKYKESVIVSLVDDYAAVHEFIHPIETKMKQVFKK
- a CDS encoding winged helix-turn-helix transcriptional regulator, with translation MGKKRMRAEACLCASFQEAFRILGRKWNGMIIQSLLVSGPLRFGELALKVADCSDRVLTARLKELQACGIVTRKTSADSALILYDLTPKGQDLRPVMEATHAWADKWCNQHDEA
- a CDS encoding Bax inhibitor-1/YccA family protein, producing MNGEILGNTQDLAQRLIAKTYQKVTIGLIITGLVMAFMATFMRGFIMSMGLGTSLIFLVIMIGLMFMLSRSVSNENSSPSTANGIYYALTVLFGVSTSPLLVYYNMNTVGLAMLATALMFGGLTYYANHTKKNYIPMGIYLFWALLAAVVLSIVAIFIRIPGFYLLLDVVLLVIFSFYIIVDTQSVKQYANQVTSESQLEKYSTIGALNIYIDVLNLFEILVELFGAGQSNNN
- a CDS encoding class I SAM-dependent DNA methyltransferase — translated: MIYSQFATFYDQLFDNELYPKWADYVRRWVQPPARVLDLACGTGRLLVLLAQAGYQVTGVDLSAEMLALANQHLAEAETTVPLLQLNMLDLQELGEFDVVTCFDDSLCYLQDLTEVTQVLQTVADRLPVGGQFLFDVITPYQTDVKYPGYMYNYQDDDQAFMWTTYAGRVSHAVEHDLTFFHYQPDLGAYAAYAETHRERTYPLGDYEQALHSAGFGAISVTSDFGNAPVTDTTTRWFLRGVKQ